A single region of the Gracilibacillus caseinilyticus genome encodes:
- a CDS encoding DUF1048 domain-containing protein — translation MSIKKIMEGKKEWRAHVSRVRALPQDYQIVYKEIQKYLFKVGPVELHEGIGPLSDILNFFEEGVANGKGVLEITGSDVAAFCDALIEDSKTYADLYQESVKHKADKGKKK, via the coding sequence ATGAGCATCAAAAAAATTATGGAAGGCAAAAAAGAATGGAGAGCCCATGTTTCACGTGTCCGTGCACTTCCTCAGGATTACCAGATTGTCTATAAAGAGATACAAAAATATCTTTTTAAAGTGGGTCCTGTTGAGCTACATGAAGGGATAGGACCGCTCTCAGACATTCTCAACTTCTTTGAGGAAGGCGTAGCTAATGGGAAAGGTGTGCTTGAAATCACAGGATCAGACGTTGCTGCTTTCTGTGATGCGCTGATTGAAGATTCAAAAACTTACGCGGATCTCTATCAAGAATCGGTCAAACATAAAGCCGATAAGGGTAAGAAAAAATAG
- a CDS encoding DUF1048 domain-containing protein, translating to MNFFEKITGSDMTKEMKGFEARAKVLPADYQTAWEEIKSNLWLHGDFTGRNLMPILDSALELLEVTAADGQSIEEVLGDDMKGFCAALVGDEGAKTYRDKWREQLNKNVARKLGGLK from the coding sequence ATGAACTTTTTTGAAAAAATAACTGGCAGTGATATGACGAAAGAAATGAAGGGCTTTGAAGCACGAGCAAAGGTCTTGCCAGCTGACTATCAAACTGCTTGGGAAGAAATAAAAAGTAATCTATGGCTTCACGGTGATTTCACCGGTCGTAATTTGATGCCGATTCTGGACAGTGCTCTTGAACTGCTGGAAGTTACAGCAGCAGACGGACAGAGTATAGAAGAAGTACTGGGAGATGATATGAAAGGCTTTTGTGCAGCACTTGTTGGGGACGAAGGTGCAAAAACATATAGAGATAAATGGCGTGAGCAGCTCAACAAGAACGTAGCAAGAAAATTAGGAGGACTAAAATGA
- a CDS encoding PadR family transcriptional regulator codes for MENNTEMMKGVLEGCVLEIISRGETYGYEITQQLRKLGFSDVVEGTVYTITMRLERNNLVDIEKKRSTVGPPRKFYKLNAAGQEHLALFWRKWEFVSNKMNELRTKEINRSN; via the coding sequence GTGGAAAATAACACAGAAATGATGAAAGGGGTGCTGGAAGGTTGTGTGCTGGAGATCATCAGTCGAGGTGAGACATACGGCTATGAAATCACACAGCAGCTGCGAAAATTGGGCTTCTCCGATGTAGTGGAAGGCACCGTCTATACGATTACGATGCGGTTGGAGAGAAACAATTTGGTTGACATCGAGAAAAAGCGATCCACTGTAGGACCGCCACGAAAATTTTACAAGCTTAACGCAGCAGGTCAGGAACACCTTGCGCTTTTTTGGAGGAAATGGGAATTCGTTTCGAACAAAATGAACGAACTGAGGACGAAAGAAATTAACAGGAGCAATTAA
- a CDS encoding YfhE family protein: MSKKTQYQPIGGNGEEPSDAQEVIYAKEFKRADIAGGYRKPKVNEAKNENPDL; this comes from the coding sequence ATGTCTAAAAAAACACAGTATCAACCTATAGGAGGAAATGGGGAAGAACCATCAGACGCTCAGGAAGTTATTTATGCAAAAGAATTTAAACGAGCAGATATTGCTGGTGGCTATCGAAAACCTAAAGTAAATGAAGCTAAAAACGAAAACCCTGATTTATAA
- a CDS encoding MSMEG_1061 family FMN-dependent PPOX-type flavoprotein → MRLLQKRNFAIVGTPHEHVIKKNTSLIDEHCKRFIEMSPLFFLSSSNAEGECDVSPKGDFPSGVQVLNNKQLVIPDRPGNKRVDSIINILSNPHVGLLFLIPGLGEVLRINGRATIIKNPEILSSMSLKGKPPLLGIGVDVEECFIHCPRALYQSKVWNSDSWPDKADLPSSLEIFHAALRHNGVELKK, encoded by the coding sequence ATGCGGTTACTTCAGAAGAGGAACTTCGCAATAGTAGGAACACCACACGAACATGTCATTAAAAAGAATACTTCGTTAATAGATGAACATTGTAAGAGATTTATAGAAATGTCACCACTGTTTTTTCTTTCTTCATCAAATGCGGAGGGAGAATGCGATGTCTCACCAAAAGGAGACTTCCCAAGTGGCGTTCAGGTATTAAACAACAAACAATTAGTGATTCCAGATCGTCCAGGAAATAAACGCGTAGACTCGATCATCAATATTTTATCCAATCCACATGTTGGGCTATTGTTCCTCATTCCAGGACTTGGAGAAGTACTGCGTATAAATGGACGTGCAACCATCATAAAAAATCCCGAGATTCTAAGCAGTATGAGCCTGAAAGGAAAGCCGCCATTATTAGGGATCGGTGTAGATGTAGAAGAGTGCTTTATCCACTGCCCACGTGCCTTGTATCAATCAAAAGTATGGAACTCCGACTCATGGCCAGACAAAGCAGATCTCCCATCCAGTTTAGAAATATTTCATGCAGCTTTACGACATAACGGCGTGGAATTGAAGAAATAA
- a CDS encoding NUDIX hydrolase → MSWIESIINYKTYNEQEEKDKEIVVNCIKKFDDLLTRDNEIAHITSSAFVVNKNRNKALMVHHNIFNSWSWAGGHADGDDDLLYVAIKEVKEETGVEDIRPITDEMVSLDILPVLGHEKRGEYVAPHLHLSVAYLLEADEDAPLIVKDDENSDVQWISFEEINTYSDEPHMKVIYSKIIAKIKDSHI, encoded by the coding sequence ATGAGTTGGATTGAATCCATAATTAATTATAAAACGTATAATGAGCAGGAAGAAAAAGATAAAGAAATCGTTGTTAACTGTATAAAAAAGTTTGATGATCTTCTCACCAGAGATAACGAAATCGCACATATAACCAGTTCTGCTTTTGTTGTAAATAAAAATAGAAACAAAGCTTTAATGGTTCATCACAATATATTTAATTCCTGGTCTTGGGCTGGTGGGCATGCAGATGGAGACGATGACTTGTTGTATGTGGCAATAAAAGAGGTGAAGGAAGAGACCGGAGTGGAAGATATTCGCCCGATCACTGATGAGATGGTATCGTTAGACATTTTACCTGTATTAGGACATGAAAAAAGAGGGGAGTATGTAGCACCACACCTGCACCTGTCAGTGGCTTATCTGTTAGAAGCAGATGAGGACGCACCACTTATTGTGAAGGATGATGAGAACAGTGATGTTCAGTGGATCTCATTTGAAGAAATAAATACATATTCTGATGAACCACATATGAAGGTAATCTATAGCAAAATAATAGCTAAGATTAAAGACTCTCACATATAA
- a CDS encoding DinB family protein yields MEKAEYEWVKQTRQILLDQCKELSQTEITKELGFGFQSIRDSLVHVAGCYHAWLGSFVLAKTSSPLLTKEAIRVMKIEDIEGYFQQADQYVETMFHTFNDEWEKPIEKEPSWKTDNVAIRKTPHQLFIHSITHEYHHKGQIAAMLRLLGYIPKNTDILGLPDAQVVNSQSGLRE; encoded by the coding sequence ATGGAAAAAGCAGAATATGAATGGGTAAAACAAACAAGACAGATTTTATTAGACCAGTGTAAAGAGCTCAGTCAAACTGAAATTACAAAGGAGTTAGGTTTTGGTTTTCAAAGTATCAGAGATTCTTTAGTCCATGTGGCAGGCTGTTATCACGCTTGGTTAGGTTCATTCGTGCTAGCAAAAACTTCTTCACCGCTCTTAACAAAAGAAGCTATACGCGTTATGAAGATAGAGGATATTGAGGGGTATTTCCAGCAAGCAGATCAATATGTAGAGACTATGTTTCATACATTTAACGATGAATGGGAGAAACCGATTGAAAAGGAACCTTCTTGGAAAACAGATAATGTAGCTATCAGAAAAACGCCTCATCAATTATTCATTCATTCTATTACACATGAGTACCACCATAAAGGGCAAATTGCGGCAATGCTTCGTCTACTCGGTTACATACCTAAAAACACAGATATACTAGGATTACCTGATGCGCAGGTTGTCAATAGTCAGTCTGGATTGCGAGAGTGA
- a CDS encoding aspartate/glutamate racemase family protein translates to MKTIGLIGGMSWESSLEYYRIINEEVKDTLGGLHSAKCLLYSVDFDEIESYQAEGDWEGAGETLGEVALALERAGADFIVICTNTMHKVMEYIEQKIKIPVLHIADATANHILKGKIKTVGLLGTKYTMEQEFYRSRLKLNGIDVVIPDKEERINVNRVIYEELCLGQIKSSSRDYYQDVIQQLIRKGAEGIILGCTEIGLLVKPEDAKVPLFDTTVIHAIEAVNVALEHSSKNE, encoded by the coding sequence GTGAAAACTATTGGGCTTATAGGAGGAATGAGTTGGGAGTCTTCCTTAGAATATTACCGTATAATTAATGAAGAAGTAAAAGATACATTAGGAGGTTTACATTCAGCAAAATGTTTATTATATAGTGTTGATTTTGATGAGATTGAAAGCTATCAAGCTGAAGGTGATTGGGAAGGAGCGGGAGAAACCTTAGGAGAAGTAGCATTAGCTTTAGAAAGAGCAGGTGCGGATTTTATCGTCATCTGTACGAATACGATGCACAAAGTAATGGAATATATTGAACAAAAGATAAAAATACCTGTTTTACATATAGCCGATGCAACGGCAAATCACATTTTAAAAGGTAAAATAAAAACAGTAGGATTATTAGGAACTAAATATACGATGGAACAAGAATTTTATAGGTCACGATTGAAGTTAAATGGAATCGACGTTGTCATACCAGATAAAGAAGAACGTATTAATGTGAATCGTGTCATTTATGAAGAGTTATGTTTAGGTCAAATTAAGTCTTCATCTAGAGATTATTATCAAGATGTCATTCAACAATTAATTAGAAAAGGCGCCGAAGGAATTATTTTAGGATGTACGGAGATTGGCTTATTAGTGAAACCTGAAGATGCAAAAGTGCCATTGTTCGATACAACTGTTATTCATGCAATCGAAGCAGTAAATGTTGCTTTAGAACATAGTTCCAAAAATGAATGA
- a CDS encoding GNAT family N-acetyltransferase: MIEENRFPVIETDRLNLRQVTKDDAESILAYLSDQDVMKHYGLEPFDSIDDALDEIAWYQAIFEKKTGIRWGITLKEQGRIIGSCGFLNIVSEHRRSEIGFELSKEYWGNGMASEALESVITYGFEQLNLQRVQALIEPPNISSQRLVERKGFIREGLLRNYEFTCGKFDDLLMYSLLKQDYEKMSYST, translated from the coding sequence ATGATAGAGGAAAATAGATTTCCTGTAATTGAAACCGATAGATTGAATCTAAGACAAGTAACCAAAGATGATGCAGAAAGTATACTGGCGTATTTGTCTGATCAAGATGTCATGAAGCACTATGGGTTAGAACCTTTTGACTCCATTGATGATGCATTGGACGAAATTGCTTGGTACCAAGCAATATTTGAAAAGAAAACGGGCATTAGATGGGGCATTACCTTAAAAGAGCAAGGAAGGATTATTGGCAGTTGTGGATTTCTCAACATCGTCTCAGAGCATCGCCGTTCTGAAATTGGTTTTGAGTTAAGTAAAGAATACTGGGGAAACGGCATGGCCAGTGAGGCGTTAGAGTCAGTCATTACATACGGATTTGAACAATTGAATCTGCAGCGGGTACAAGCATTAATTGAACCTCCTAATATTTCATCACAACGATTGGTAGAAAGAAAGGGATTTATACGAGAAGGTCTTTTGAGAAATTATGAATTTACGTGCGGAAAATTTGATGATTTATTGATGTATTCGTTATTGAAGCAAGACTATGAAAAAATGTCTTATTCGACGTAA
- the map gene encoding type I methionyl aminopeptidase: MIAKTEEDFNGLKEIGKICGAIRDELVQSAKPGVTTKELDEKAGEMFQKAEAQSAPKGEYDFPGYTCISINEEVAHGIPGDRVIQEGDLVNIDVSGSKNGYFADTGISFVVGQGEMILQKICDVAKEAFDAGLEKAKPGAKKSALGKAVHNVAKQHGLTVIKNLTGHGVGRSIHEAPAHIFNFHSRWDDEILKDGMVIAFEPFISTLEEEVFQSDDGWTFLTDESCVAQFEQTIILTKDGPIITTL; the protein is encoded by the coding sequence ATGATAGCAAAGACAGAAGAGGATTTTAATGGATTAAAAGAAATCGGTAAAATTTGCGGAGCAATCCGCGATGAATTAGTGCAATCCGCGAAACCGGGAGTGACTACAAAAGAACTTGATGAAAAGGCAGGAGAGATGTTTCAGAAGGCAGAAGCTCAATCTGCGCCAAAAGGAGAATACGATTTTCCAGGATATACGTGCATTAGCATCAATGAAGAAGTAGCGCACGGGATTCCTGGCGACCGGGTCATTCAAGAAGGAGACCTTGTGAATATCGATGTGTCAGGTTCGAAAAACGGCTATTTCGCAGATACTGGCATTTCTTTTGTTGTTGGACAGGGAGAGATGATTTTACAAAAAATATGTGACGTTGCGAAAGAAGCATTCGATGCGGGATTGGAGAAGGCGAAACCAGGCGCGAAGAAAAGTGCCCTTGGAAAAGCGGTACACAATGTAGCGAAACAGCATGGCTTAACGGTTATCAAAAATCTTACCGGTCATGGCGTTGGGCGCTCAATTCATGAAGCGCCAGCACATATTTTCAATTTCCACTCGCGCTGGGATGACGAAATTTTAAAAGATGGTATGGTCATTGCCTTTGAACCTTTTATCTCTACATTAGAAGAGGAAGTTTTCCAATCGGATGATGGCTGGACCTTCTTAACCGACGAAAGCTGTGTCGCGCAATTTGAACAAACGATTATTCTTACGAAGGACGGACCGATTATTACGACATTGTAA
- a CDS encoding aldo/keto reductase, whose amino-acid sequence MEYTNLGRTGMKVSKLCLGTMNFGPATEEKEAHKIMDAALDAGLNFFDTANVYGGKGHHGWTEEIIGRWFAQGGNRREKVVLATKVYNHMGDENDGPNEGRFLSAYKVRRHLEGSLKRLQTDHIELYQMHHIDRNVSWEELWEVFQAEVQKGTVDYVGSSNFAGWDLIKAQAAAKERHFLGIVSEQHKYSLLCRLPELEVLPAAKDQGIGVIAWSPLDGGLLGGNALNPAKGSRSAAQTERIEKHRAQLEAFSSFCKELGEKEADVALAWVLHNPAVDAPIIGPRTLDQFEKSLRAVEIKLDQASLDRLDEIFPGYGAAPNSYAW is encoded by the coding sequence ATGGAGTACACCAATCTAGGTCGAACAGGCATGAAAGTTAGTAAACTATGTTTAGGAACGATGAATTTTGGCCCGGCAACGGAAGAAAAGGAAGCACACAAAATTATGGATGCTGCCCTTGATGCAGGCTTAAACTTCTTTGACACGGCAAATGTATATGGTGGGAAAGGTCATCATGGATGGACAGAAGAGATTATTGGCAGATGGTTTGCTCAGGGCGGCAATCGCAGGGAAAAAGTGGTGCTTGCTACGAAAGTGTATAATCATATGGGAGATGAGAACGATGGTCCGAATGAAGGAAGATTTCTATCTGCTTATAAGGTCCGTCGTCATTTAGAAGGTTCACTTAAGCGCTTGCAGACCGATCACATTGAATTGTATCAAATGCACCATATTGATCGTAATGTGTCTTGGGAAGAGCTGTGGGAAGTTTTTCAGGCGGAAGTACAGAAAGGCACGGTTGACTACGTAGGTTCCAGTAACTTTGCAGGTTGGGATCTCATTAAAGCGCAGGCAGCTGCCAAAGAACGTCATTTCTTAGGCATTGTGTCTGAACAGCATAAATACAGCTTACTATGCCGTCTTCCGGAATTGGAAGTACTGCCTGCAGCCAAGGATCAGGGAATTGGTGTGATTGCCTGGAGTCCATTAGATGGTGGATTGCTTGGGGGGAATGCTTTAAATCCAGCTAAAGGTTCACGATCAGCTGCTCAAACTGAACGAATCGAAAAACATCGAGCACAACTGGAAGCGTTCTCTTCATTCTGTAAGGAACTGGGAGAAAAGGAAGCGGATGTAGCCCTTGCTTGGGTATTGCATAATCCAGCAGTAGATGCGCCGATTATAGGCCCGCGTACACTGGATCAATTTGAAAAATCCTTACGTGCAGTGGAAATCAAATTGGATCAAGCATCACTTGACCGTTTGGATGAGATTTTCCCTGGTTATGGTGCAGCGCCAAATTCTTATGCATGGTAA
- a CDS encoding GTP-binding protein has translation MSKKIPVTVLSGFLGAGKTTLLYHLLKNQQGLKIAIVVNDMSEINIDAKLVNNGRFVRTKENLVEITNGCICCTLREDLVVELEKLAQLDIDYVLIESSGVSEPIPVTQSFIYHDEALGIDLNTFFQIDTMVTMVNGQQFWEDYQSEDLLIDRQLHVSDDDERGIVDLLIDQIEFANVIVLNKIDMLSDREVAKLTNVLHKLNPEAKIVPASFGQIDPLQVLHTNQFNFEKASQGAGWIKELNEEHTPETEEYGIRSFVYRSRKPFYPERFHQWLENWPTEIIRAKGFFWLVTRNEVAGLLSQAGSMVTLEGAGRWLASYSQEELAKLKVQDPALFEDWDEQAGDRMTEIVFIGSNMDKEGMIHSLNECLVTEEELETISFKDPLPSFT, from the coding sequence ATGAGTAAAAAAATACCGGTAACAGTTTTAAGTGGTTTTCTTGGAGCTGGAAAAACAACTTTACTTTATCATCTCCTTAAAAATCAGCAAGGCTTAAAAATAGCCATTGTTGTCAACGATATGAGCGAAATCAATATAGACGCAAAGCTTGTAAATAATGGTAGATTTGTGAGAACGAAAGAAAATTTGGTAGAAATAACGAATGGGTGTATCTGCTGTACACTGCGAGAGGATTTAGTAGTGGAATTAGAGAAACTTGCTCAATTGGACATTGACTACGTGCTGATTGAATCAAGTGGTGTGTCTGAACCTATCCCTGTAACGCAGAGTTTCATCTATCATGACGAAGCATTAGGAATAGATTTAAACACCTTTTTCCAGATTGACACCATGGTAACAATGGTTAATGGTCAGCAATTCTGGGAGGATTATCAATCAGAGGATCTATTGATCGACAGACAATTACATGTTTCGGATGATGATGAAAGAGGTATTGTTGATTTATTAATTGATCAAATTGAGTTTGCAAATGTAATTGTGTTAAATAAAATAGATATGCTGTCAGATAGGGAAGTCGCTAAATTAACGAATGTACTTCATAAACTAAACCCAGAAGCGAAGATTGTCCCTGCAAGCTTTGGACAAATCGATCCATTACAAGTGCTTCATACCAATCAATTTAATTTTGAAAAGGCAAGTCAGGGTGCTGGCTGGATCAAGGAATTGAATGAGGAACATACACCGGAAACAGAAGAGTATGGTATTCGTTCATTTGTTTATAGAAGCAGAAAGCCATTCTATCCAGAGAGATTTCATCAATGGTTAGAAAATTGGCCAACAGAAATTATACGGGCAAAAGGTTTCTTTTGGTTAGTGACAAGAAATGAAGTTGCTGGACTCTTGTCACAAGCAGGATCGATGGTGACGTTAGAAGGAGCAGGAAGGTGGCTGGCCAGTTATTCTCAAGAAGAATTAGCTAAACTAAAGGTACAAGATCCTGCTTTGTTTGAAGATTGGGATGAACAAGCAGGAGATAGAATGACAGAGATCGTATTTATTGGAAGTAATATGGATAAGGAAGGGATGATCCATTCATTGAATGAATGTTTAGTAACTGAGGAAGAACTAGAGACTATTTCTTTTAAGGATCCCTTACCCTCATTTACGTAA
- the dcd gene encoding dCTP deaminase: MILSGQTIKQFIYDERISITPYKESSIQPASIDLCLGKHFLVVDDLSTPFLSVNRPANYHEMQVIEGEVITIPPKTFMLGTTLEQIRLSDNLTAFVEGRSSIGRLGVFIQNAGWIDPGFSGQITLELYNANRVPVQLKVGMRVCQLVIAQVDQATEGYSGKYLFQDGATPSRVYLDREEGKE, encoded by the coding sequence GTGATCTTATCAGGGCAAACGATTAAACAATTCATATATGATGAACGAATTTCTATTACTCCTTATAAGGAATCAAGCATACAACCAGCGTCTATTGATCTATGTTTAGGAAAGCATTTTTTAGTAGTGGATGACTTATCTACTCCTTTTTTATCGGTCAACAGACCAGCAAATTATCATGAAATGCAAGTAATAGAGGGTGAGGTTATTACGATTCCACCGAAAACGTTTATGTTAGGAACAACATTAGAGCAAATTCGTTTATCTGACAATTTAACGGCCTTTGTGGAAGGGAGAAGTTCTATCGGAAGATTGGGCGTTTTTATTCAAAATGCAGGCTGGATCGATCCGGGCTTCTCCGGTCAGATCACTTTAGAGTTATATAATGCAAATCGTGTACCCGTTCAACTCAAAGTCGGTATGCGGGTATGTCAATTAGTCATCGCGCAAGTTGATCAGGCGACAGAGGGATATAGCGGCAAGTACTTATTTCAGGATGGAGCTACACCTAGTCGGGTGTATTTAGACAGAGAGGAAGGAAAGGAATGA
- a CDS encoding GTP-binding protein: MKKIPVTVLSGYLGVGKTTLLNHVLHNRDGLKVAVIVNDMSEANIDSDLVQSQGGFSRTEEKLVEMSNGCICCTLREDLLVEVERLVKKGDVDYILIESSGISEPVPVAQTFSYIDEEMGIDLTNYCRLDTMVTVVDANRFWHDFGSGESLLERQQAVGEEDTRNIADLLLDQIEFCNVLVLNKTDLVKEEDLKKLEKVIRKLQPEAKIVRTQHSKIDPQEILNTRLFDFEKASASAGWLKELNAGVENHIPETEEYGISSFVYRSRLPFHTDRLVSWYQVLPKEIVRVKGVMWCATHHDMALLLSQAGPSVNVEPLAYWVASLPKEQREELLRNNQEVRDLWDPAYGDRHTKLVFIGMELDVEEITSELDRCLLTESEMEEDWSQFRNPFHWRIS; encoded by the coding sequence ATGAAAAAGATTCCTGTTACTGTATTAAGTGGTTATTTAGGTGTTGGTAAAACAACATTATTGAATCATGTCTTACATAATCGTGATGGTTTGAAGGTAGCGGTCATTGTCAATGACATGAGTGAAGCCAATATTGATAGCGATCTGGTTCAATCACAAGGTGGTTTTTCCCGTACAGAAGAAAAGTTAGTGGAAATGTCTAATGGCTGTATTTGCTGTACATTACGAGAGGATTTATTAGTAGAAGTGGAAAGGCTCGTGAAAAAAGGTGATGTTGATTATATTTTAATTGAGTCATCCGGAATAAGTGAGCCTGTTCCTGTTGCACAAACCTTCTCTTATATTGATGAGGAAATGGGAATTGATTTAACGAATTATTGTCGTTTGGATACGATGGTTACAGTTGTCGATGCAAATCGTTTCTGGCATGACTTTGGTTCAGGAGAAAGCTTATTGGAGAGACAGCAAGCGGTAGGCGAGGAAGATACGCGCAATATTGCGGATTTGTTGCTTGACCAAATTGAATTCTGTAATGTCCTTGTCTTGAATAAAACTGATTTGGTAAAAGAGGAAGATTTAAAAAAGTTAGAGAAAGTCATCCGGAAGTTACAGCCTGAAGCAAAAATTGTACGAACACAACATAGTAAGATCGATCCGCAAGAAATACTGAATACTCGCTTGTTTGATTTTGAGAAGGCCAGTGCATCAGCGGGATGGTTGAAGGAACTTAATGCAGGAGTAGAAAATCATATACCGGAAACAGAGGAATATGGAATAAGTTCGTTCGTCTATAGGTCAAGGCTGCCTTTTCACACGGATCGATTAGTGAGCTGGTATCAAGTTTTACCCAAAGAGATTGTTCGGGTGAAAGGTGTGATGTGGTGTGCGACACATCATGATATGGCATTATTGTTATCACAAGCTGGCCCTTCCGTAAATGTTGAACCATTAGCCTATTGGGTGGCTTCTCTTCCGAAGGAGCAGCGTGAGGAGCTATTAAGAAATAATCAGGAAGTAAGAGACTTATGGGATCCTGCATATGGGGATCGTCACACAAAGCTTGTGTTCATCGGAATGGAGTTGGATGTTGAGGAGATAACCAGTGAACTAGATCGCTGTCTACTAACGGAGTCAGAGATGGAAGAAGACTGGTCACAATTCAGAAACCCATTCCATTGGCGAATTTCATAA
- a CDS encoding nucleoside recognition domain-containing protein produces MLESVTPPYANPVEVMLVGCESVGKSGLFRHMTGENRALTSNVRGTTIAALTAPCKLNSVMRLTDLPGIQFEMDSQNTQLTLDHLEGEQTLLLVVKATELAEELIELQKQLNLKDKKVAVVATHRDKYLPARAEQNRVQELLQVPVVWVNARKMDLVEQEKVITCIQNAGTWAATASILHFLPSLPHPVTKVIPMFRLKIIGPMLACLTIMAMFALPVFAAYLFVSWLEPMTEQHLLTPIIATLGEVPDFLAHVLVGDYGVITLGWYSFLWAFPVVLFISIATTFSEEIGIQEHLTNALDPWLRKIGLTGRDLLPVITGFGCNVVAVMQSRSCSSCTRLSCVSMVSFGSACSYQIGATLSIFNAAHVPFLFIPYLLVLLVVGAIHTRVLNRTATDELKRIAPLPYLQGINWRTFWWKVSGVIKQFLLQAMPIFLLICLVASVLDAVGVLSIFSWIAMPLLYLFSLPTDAAPGLIFSFIRKDGLLVLNEGQGSLLMNMSSSQLFILVYLASTLSACLVTLLTISKELSRKNTVSIGWKQMVTSVDSAAVVAAGLYFIS; encoded by the coding sequence ATGCTAGAAAGCGTTACGCCTCCCTATGCTAATCCGGTAGAAGTCATGTTAGTAGGGTGTGAATCAGTTGGAAAATCCGGCTTATTTCGCCATATGACTGGGGAAAACCGAGCGTTGACAAGCAATGTAAGAGGCACAACAATAGCTGCCTTAACAGCACCATGTAAATTAAACAGTGTTATGCGACTAACAGATTTACCAGGAATTCAATTTGAAATGGACAGCCAAAATACACAGCTTACTTTAGATCATTTAGAAGGGGAACAAACTTTACTCTTAGTTGTAAAAGCAACGGAGCTGGCAGAGGAACTGATCGAGCTGCAGAAGCAATTGAATTTGAAAGATAAAAAAGTAGCAGTTGTTGCAACACATCGGGATAAATATTTACCTGCTAGAGCTGAACAAAACAGAGTGCAAGAATTGTTGCAGGTACCGGTTGTCTGGGTGAATGCCAGAAAGATGGATTTGGTTGAACAAGAAAAAGTAATCACATGTATCCAGAATGCCGGAACGTGGGCTGCTACTGCGAGTATCCTTCATTTTCTACCCTCATTGCCTCATCCTGTTACTAAAGTCATACCGATGTTCCGTTTGAAAATAATAGGTCCAATGCTAGCTTGTTTAACTATTATGGCTATGTTTGCCTTGCCAGTATTTGCAGCTTATTTATTTGTAAGTTGGCTAGAACCGATGACAGAACAACATCTGTTGACACCGATCATTGCAACGTTGGGGGAGGTACCTGACTTTTTAGCTCATGTATTGGTGGGTGATTATGGTGTCATTACCTTAGGTTGGTATTCGTTTCTCTGGGCATTTCCTGTTGTCCTGTTCATCAGCATCGCCACTACTTTTTCAGAAGAGATCGGCATACAGGAGCACTTAACGAATGCTTTAGATCCGTGGCTTCGTAAAATAGGGTTAACGGGAAGAGATTTGCTTCCTGTTATCACCGGTTTTGGCTGTAATGTTGTCGCCGTCATGCAAAGCAGAAGTTGTAGCAGTTGCACCCGGCTATCTTGTGTTTCGATGGTTTCCTTTGGCTCAGCTTGCAGTTATCAAATAGGCGCTACCTTATCTATTTTCAATGCTGCACATGTTCCTTTTTTATTTATCCCATATTTGCTCGTGCTATTAGTAGTGGGTGCTATTCATACAAGGGTTTTGAACAGAACAGCTACTGATGAACTAAAGAGAATTGCTCCTTTACCCTATCTGCAGGGAATCAATTGGCGTACATTTTGGTGGAAGGTTTCAGGTGTGATTAAACAATTTTTGTTGCAAGCTATGCCAATTTTTCTGTTAATATGTTTGGTTGCATCTGTATTGGATGCAGTAGGGGTATTATCGATTTTTAGTTGGATTGCCATGCCATTATTATATTTATTTTCATTACCGACAGATGCAGCACCTGGTTTGATCTTTTCTTTTATTAGAAAGGATGGCTTACTTGTCTTAAATGAGGGACAGGGCAGCTTGTTAATGAATATGTCGTCCAGTCAACTATTTATTCTTGTTTACTTGGCATCGACATTATCAGCTTGCCTCGTTACGTTATTGACAATCAGCAAAGAGCTAAGCCGGAAGAATACTGTATCCATTGGGTGGAAACAAATGGTGACAAGTGTTGATAGTGCAGCTGTTGTTGCTGCAGGATTATATTTTATAAGTTGA